Proteins co-encoded in one Amia ocellicauda isolate fAmiCal2 chromosome 11, fAmiCal2.hap1, whole genome shotgun sequence genomic window:
- the LOC136762825 gene encoding CXXC-type zinc finger protein 5 isoform X1: MSSGHQDESQKADALDKSNSEETQPTITERRNKSGIISEPLSKSLKKSRTLSQYSTAGSSGSVNGLLQNGMSTGNGGEVKSNTTSTAHKNGSQPSSKTDRASEVSLEGQNGLHFAQTAELLKRAGVEHVLLPNEQGPGISDIEAVSATEAMNSPADFPYMGGFPFNPGLFIMTPAGVFLADSALHMASLAEYPMQNELASAINSGKKKRKRCGMCPPCRRRINCEQCSSCRNRKTGHQICKFRKCEELKKKPSAALEKVMLPTGAAFRWFQ; encoded by the coding sequence ATGTCTAGCGGACATCAAGACGAAAGCCAAAAAGCAGATGCCTTGGACAAAAGCAACAGTGAGGAGACACAGCCCACCATcacagaaagaagaaacaagagTGGTATTATTAGCGAACCTTTAAGTAAAAGTCTTAAGAAGTCTCGCACGTTGTCACAGTACTCCACTGCCGGGAGCTCGGGTTCTGTAAATGGACTATTGCAGAATGGGATGTCCACAGGCAACGGTGGCGAGGTGAAAAGTAACACTACCTCCACAGCACATAAAAATGGCTCCCAGCCTTCAAGCAAGACGGACAGGGCATCGGAAGTGAGTTTGGAAGGACAGAATGGTTTACATTTTGCTCAGACAGCCGAGCTTCTCAAGAGGGCAGGGGTGGAGCACGTCCTCCTCCCGAATGAACAAGGACCTGGTATCAGCGACATTGAGGCTGTCTCTGCCACGGAAGCAATGAATAGTCCTGCTGATTTTCCATACATGGGTGGCTTTCCTTTTAATCCTGGCCTTTTCATCATGACGCCTGCTGGGGTCTTCCTGGCAGACAGTGCACTGCACATGGCTAGCTTGGCAGAGTATCCCATGCAGAATGAATTGGCATCTGCCATTAATTcggggaaaaagaaaaggaaaagatgTGGGATGTGCCCTCCTTGCCGCAGGCGGATAAACTGTGAGCAGTGCAGCAGTTGTCGGAACCGAAAAACAGGCCACCAGATTTGTAAATTCCGAAAATGCGAGGAACTTAAAAAGAAGCCTTCTGCAGCATTGGAG
- the LOC136762825 gene encoding CXXC-type zinc finger protein 5 isoform X2: MSSGHQDESQKADALDKSNSEETQPTITERRNKSGIISEPLSKSLKKSRTLSQYSTAGSSGSVNGLLQNGMSTGNGGEVKSNTTSTAHKNGSQPSSKTDRASEVSLEGQNGLHFAQTAELLKRAGVEHVLLPNEQGPGISDIEAVSATEAMNSPADFPYMGGFPFNPGLFIMTPAGVFLADSALHMASLAEYPMQNELASAINSGKKKRKRCGMCPPCRRRINCEQCSSCRNRKTGHQICKFRKCEELKKKPSAALEVMLPTGAAFRWFQ; the protein is encoded by the coding sequence ATGTCTAGCGGACATCAAGACGAAAGCCAAAAAGCAGATGCCTTGGACAAAAGCAACAGTGAGGAGACACAGCCCACCATcacagaaagaagaaacaagagTGGTATTATTAGCGAACCTTTAAGTAAAAGTCTTAAGAAGTCTCGCACGTTGTCACAGTACTCCACTGCCGGGAGCTCGGGTTCTGTAAATGGACTATTGCAGAATGGGATGTCCACAGGCAACGGTGGCGAGGTGAAAAGTAACACTACCTCCACAGCACATAAAAATGGCTCCCAGCCTTCAAGCAAGACGGACAGGGCATCGGAAGTGAGTTTGGAAGGACAGAATGGTTTACATTTTGCTCAGACAGCCGAGCTTCTCAAGAGGGCAGGGGTGGAGCACGTCCTCCTCCCGAATGAACAAGGACCTGGTATCAGCGACATTGAGGCTGTCTCTGCCACGGAAGCAATGAATAGTCCTGCTGATTTTCCATACATGGGTGGCTTTCCTTTTAATCCTGGCCTTTTCATCATGACGCCTGCTGGGGTCTTCCTGGCAGACAGTGCACTGCACATGGCTAGCTTGGCAGAGTATCCCATGCAGAATGAATTGGCATCTGCCATTAATTcggggaaaaagaaaaggaaaagatgTGGGATGTGCCCTCCTTGCCGCAGGCGGATAAACTGTGAGCAGTGCAGCAGTTGTCGGAACCGAAAAACAGGCCACCAGATTTGTAAATTCCGAAAATGCGAGGAACTTAAAAAGAAGCCTTCTGCAGCATTGGAG
- the LOC136762825 gene encoding CXXC-type zinc finger protein 5 isoform X3, whose protein sequence is MSSGHQDESQKADALDKSNSEETQPTITERRNKSGIISEPLSKSLKKSRTLSQYSTAGSSGSVNGLLQNGMSTGNGGEVKSNTTSTAHKNGSQPSSKTDRASEVSLEGQNGLHFAQTAELLKRAGVEHVLLPNEQGPGISDIEAVSATEAMNSPADFPYMGGFPFNPGLFIMTPAGVFLADSALHMASLAEYPMQNELASAINSGKKKRKRCGMCPPCRRRINCEQCSSCRNRKTGHQICKFRKCEELKKKPSAALEVAPQAGVL, encoded by the coding sequence ATGTCTAGCGGACATCAAGACGAAAGCCAAAAAGCAGATGCCTTGGACAAAAGCAACAGTGAGGAGACACAGCCCACCATcacagaaagaagaaacaagagTGGTATTATTAGCGAACCTTTAAGTAAAAGTCTTAAGAAGTCTCGCACGTTGTCACAGTACTCCACTGCCGGGAGCTCGGGTTCTGTAAATGGACTATTGCAGAATGGGATGTCCACAGGCAACGGTGGCGAGGTGAAAAGTAACACTACCTCCACAGCACATAAAAATGGCTCCCAGCCTTCAAGCAAGACGGACAGGGCATCGGAAGTGAGTTTGGAAGGACAGAATGGTTTACATTTTGCTCAGACAGCCGAGCTTCTCAAGAGGGCAGGGGTGGAGCACGTCCTCCTCCCGAATGAACAAGGACCTGGTATCAGCGACATTGAGGCTGTCTCTGCCACGGAAGCAATGAATAGTCCTGCTGATTTTCCATACATGGGTGGCTTTCCTTTTAATCCTGGCCTTTTCATCATGACGCCTGCTGGGGTCTTCCTGGCAGACAGTGCACTGCACATGGCTAGCTTGGCAGAGTATCCCATGCAGAATGAATTGGCATCTGCCATTAATTcggggaaaaagaaaaggaaaagatgTGGGATGTGCCCTCCTTGCCGCAGGCGGATAAACTGTGAGCAGTGCAGCAGTTGTCGGAACCGAAAAACAGGCCACCAGATTTGTAAATTCCGAAAATGCGAGGAACTTAAAAAGAAGCCTTCTGCAGCATTGGAG